The following coding sequences are from one Deinococcus planocerae window:
- a CDS encoding YlxR family protein, protein MTAQPRHVPERSCVACRRKRPQGEFVRVTRTAEGWRVLGGQRTGRGAYVCADSPECWAEKRLRRAFRGDAPGVSAALLARHSGPNHPNSGHPNPTHTATDQPMTP, encoded by the coding sequence ATGACCGCCCAGCCCCGCCACGTCCCGGAACGGTCCTGCGTGGCCTGCCGCCGCAAGCGTCCCCAGGGCGAGTTCGTGCGGGTCACGCGGACGGCGGAGGGGTGGCGGGTGCTGGGCGGGCAACGGACGGGCCGGGGCGCCTACGTCTGCGCCGACTCGCCGGAGTGCTGGGCGGAAAAGCGTCTGCGGCGGGCCTTTCGGGGGGACGCCCCGGGGGTCAGCGCGGCCCTCCTGGCGCGGCATTCAGGCCCCAATCACCCGAACTCCGGCCACCCAAACCCGACTCACACAGCTACGGATCAGCCTATGACACCCTGA
- a CDS encoding S1C family serine protease, whose product MKRNLSLLALTGTLALGAFAGFELSERTNAQTSLVQTAVTQTAPPSSAGTPSPVYDSGRARTESEANTVNVVKQRQDGLVYISVTEGAGSGPQVELRQRLQDQFGPDIPGLPEGGVQQGTGSGFFVNSRGDIITNNHVVEGASEITIRLHGSKQTYKARVIGRAPDFDLALIRAEGLPRGAVRPIPLGDSSRLDVGLKAIAMGAPFGLDFSVSEGIISSLERTVPVGTKGVSQSVIQTDAAINPGNSGGPLLNSAGQVIGVNTQILTGGSGQSAGVGFAIPVNTVKRLLSQLQAGGELRTPTLGIQFTDLSALSPDARQRLNLPASGALVGQVYPGSPAARAGLRGSTQPSATDRNQGFPGQGGQTQPQIVTGGDIITAVDGQPVTEGDDLRRAIIGKQIGDSVRLTVQRDGRAREVTVGLQAFEIPSAQQ is encoded by the coding sequence GTGAAAAGGAACCTCTCCCTGCTGGCCCTGACAGGCACGCTCGCGCTCGGGGCGTTTGCGGGTTTTGAATTGTCGGAGCGGACGAACGCCCAGACCTCGCTCGTTCAGACCGCCGTGACCCAGACGGCGCCTCCCTCCTCCGCTGGGACCCCCTCTCCCGTCTACGACTCGGGCCGCGCCCGCACCGAGTCGGAGGCGAATACCGTGAATGTCGTCAAGCAGCGCCAGGACGGCCTCGTGTACATCAGCGTGACCGAGGGGGCGGGCAGCGGGCCCCAGGTCGAACTCCGCCAGCGGCTGCAAGACCAGTTCGGCCCCGACATCCCCGGCCTGCCGGAGGGCGGCGTGCAGCAGGGCACCGGCAGCGGTTTCTTCGTGAACAGCCGCGGCGACATCATCACCAACAACCACGTCGTCGAGGGGGCCAGCGAGATCACCATCCGCCTGCACGGCAGCAAGCAGACCTACAAGGCGAGGGTGATTGGCCGCGCCCCCGACTTCGACCTCGCCCTGATCCGCGCCGAGGGGCTGCCGCGCGGCGCCGTGAGGCCCATCCCGCTCGGCGACTCCTCGCGGCTCGACGTGGGCCTCAAGGCGATTGCGATGGGCGCCCCCTTCGGCCTCGACTTCAGCGTCTCGGAAGGCATCATCTCCAGCCTGGAGCGCACCGTCCCCGTCGGCACCAAGGGGGTCAGCCAGAGCGTCATCCAGACCGACGCGGCGATCAACCCCGGCAACTCCGGCGGCCCCCTGCTGAACAGCGCCGGGCAGGTCATCGGCGTGAACACCCAGATTCTCACGGGCGGCAGCGGCCAGAGCGCGGGCGTGGGCTTCGCCATCCCCGTGAACACCGTCAAGAGGTTGCTGTCTCAGCTCCAGGCAGGCGGCGAGCTTCGCACTCCGACGCTGGGCATCCAGTTCACCGACCTGAGCGCTCTCTCACCTGACGCGCGTCAGCGGCTGAACCTCCCTGCGAGCGGCGCCTTGGTGGGGCAGGTCTACCCCGGCAGCCCGGCGGCGCGGGCGGGGCTGAGAGGGAGCACCCAACCCTCTGCGACCGACCGGAATCAGGGCTTCCCGGGACAAGGCGGCCAGACTCAACCCCAGATCGTCACGGGCGGCGACATCATCACCGCCGTGGACGGCCAGCCGGTCACCGAGGGCGACGACCTGCGCCGGGCGATCATCGGCAAGCAGATCGGCGACAGCGTGCGCCTCACCGTGCAGCGCGACGGCAGGGCGCGTGAGGTGACGGTGGGGCTCCAGGCGTTCGAGATTCCGAGCGCACAGCAGTAA
- the nusA gene encoding transcription termination factor NusA, with protein sequence MTQGEFNFADALREVAQARNINEMQLIEAFEQSLAQAYTRNVEPDRRVEVHLDPVSGELEVLIVREVVEKVEDENLQISLADALELDPGVEIGMEMEFPVDREKFSRIALQAAKQTLTQKMRETERNVVFNEYKDREGQVLTAQVVRSDNKGNWFVELGAGEAILPPREQIPGEKLTPGNRVKIYLKEVRKTPKGPTILASRADERLLDYLLRQEIPEVANGIVEVKAISREAGQRSKVAVFSHNPNVDPIGACIGHRGNRIQAVTGELGRERVDVILWDGNTRDFIRNALSPAKVGLIEVHPDVREATVTVTPDQLSLAIGKGGQNVRLAAKLTGFKIDLRETAAVSDLDLAMQQAMQDERAAASGAGNASSAFDALFKDSKSVATASPDDGQE encoded by the coding sequence ATGACCCAAGGTGAATTCAACTTCGCGGACGCCCTGCGTGAGGTCGCGCAGGCCCGCAACATCAACGAGATGCAGCTTATCGAGGCCTTCGAGCAGTCGCTCGCGCAGGCGTACACCCGCAACGTCGAGCCCGACCGCCGGGTGGAGGTCCACCTCGACCCCGTGAGCGGCGAACTCGAAGTCCTGATCGTGCGCGAGGTCGTCGAGAAGGTGGAGGACGAGAACCTCCAGATTTCCCTCGCCGACGCCCTCGAACTCGACCCCGGCGTCGAGATCGGCATGGAGATGGAGTTCCCGGTGGACCGCGAGAAGTTCTCCCGGATCGCCCTCCAGGCCGCCAAGCAGACCCTGACCCAGAAGATGCGCGAGACCGAGCGCAACGTGGTCTTCAACGAGTACAAGGACCGCGAGGGCCAGGTGCTTACCGCGCAGGTGGTCCGATCCGACAACAAGGGCAACTGGTTCGTGGAACTCGGGGCCGGAGAAGCGATCCTGCCCCCCCGCGAGCAGATTCCCGGCGAGAAGCTCACGCCCGGCAACCGGGTCAAGATCTACCTCAAGGAAGTTCGCAAGACGCCCAAGGGCCCGACCATTCTGGCGAGCCGGGCGGACGAGCGGCTGCTGGACTACCTGCTCCGCCAGGAAATCCCCGAGGTCGCCAACGGCATCGTGGAGGTCAAGGCGATCTCGCGTGAGGCGGGGCAGCGGTCGAAGGTCGCGGTCTTCTCGCACAACCCCAACGTGGACCCCATCGGCGCGTGCATCGGGCACCGGGGCAACCGCATCCAGGCGGTGACGGGCGAGCTGGGCCGCGAGCGTGTTGACGTGATCCTCTGGGACGGCAACACCCGCGACTTCATCCGCAACGCGCTCTCGCCCGCGAAGGTGGGATTGATCGAGGTCCACCCCGACGTGCGCGAGGCGACGGTGACGGTCACGCCCGACCAGCTCTCCCTCGCCATCGGCAAGGGCGGGCAGAACGTGCGGCTGGCGGCCAAGCTGACGGGCTTCAAGATCGACCTGCGCGAGACGGCGGCGGTCAGCGACCTCGACCTGGCGATGCAGCAGGCGATGCAAGACGAGCGGGCGGCGGCGAGCGGTGCCGGGAACGCGAGCTCGGCCTTCGACGCCCTGTTCAAGGACAGCAAGTCGGTCGCCACGGCCAGCCCGGACGACGGGCAGGAGTAA
- a CDS encoding septum site-determining protein MinC, which yields MKLRGTLGGLNLLLEPGDTASSVMNALASRAELLGSSVTLEIGGDTDPGAVEAALGAIRSAGGTPGRVRAPRVTVPSAAGDDGSARTVILPHGVRAGFRGEYRGSVVILGDVNPGAEIVAGGDVIVMGALRGVVHAGYGGNADAIVWARPIASAQIRIGDAVARAPEGSSLSNMRKLDGHEGAEQARLQDGVIVIDAHR from the coding sequence ATGAAGCTTCGCGGCACGCTCGGCGGTCTCAATCTCCTCCTCGAACCGGGCGACACGGCTTCCAGTGTGATGAACGCACTCGCCTCCCGCGCGGAGCTGCTGGGCTCCAGCGTGACGCTCGAAATCGGGGGAGATACCGACCCCGGCGCCGTGGAGGCCGCCTTAGGGGCCATCCGGTCGGCGGGGGGCACGCCGGGCCGGGTCCGCGCCCCCCGCGTGACGGTCCCCAGCGCGGCGGGCGACGACGGCAGCGCCCGCACGGTGATCTTGCCGCACGGCGTCCGCGCGGGCTTCCGGGGTGAGTACCGGGGCAGCGTGGTGATTCTCGGCGACGTGAACCCCGGCGCCGAGATCGTCGCGGGCGGCGACGTGATCGTGATGGGTGCTCTGCGCGGCGTGGTCCATGCAGGATATGGGGGCAATGCCGACGCCATCGTCTGGGCCCGCCCCATCGCCAGCGCGCAAATCCGCATCGGCGACGCCGTGGCCCGCGCCCCCGAGGGCAGCAGCCTGAGCAACATGCGCAAGCTCGACGGCCACGAGGGGGCGGAACAGGCGAGGCTCCAGGACGGAGTAATCGTGATCGACGCCCACAGGTGA
- the secD gene encoding protein translocase subunit SecD, with product MTYSNPNRNRNRRPPPRKAAPPPGKPNRWTGLLLLLTLLASLLYIWRPWEHRGNLWTLWDDQYQFMTLGLDLKGGLRIELAPEGGPATREELDRVKTVIENRINALGVAEPTVTVAGGRRVVVEIPGATPAVQQRAREIIGRTARLEFRIVNPGAQPDPQLAQQKPATGGYTLEDLGPVQATGEVIANAQASTDPTTGRWVVNFQNTDRGAQTFGEFTGRNVGRLMAVVLDDQIQSVATIQQRLFRDVQISGSFDAEEAGQLALVLESGALPIQIKTEAERAIGPTLGADAIRSGAIASLVGIALVFGMLFLYYGFWFGLVGALGLLFSAIVILGMLGGFGATMTLPGIAGLVLTIGAAVDGNVISFERIKEEMAKGKGLKNAIGAGYQHSTAAILDVNASHLLSALALYNYSTGPVKGFAVTLIIGVIASTFSNLVFAKWGMQVLAQRKPNASAPTRIGKTNINFMKAAPIVTTLSVLLAVGGGLILATKGLNYGVDFVSGTTLTVRASAATTPEQMRAAVTGASVAKVTPQSATIQRDVIPGIGGAQYTVKVPELTAAETQRLGTALTALPQGEVLSSETVGPAVGQELTQKTVYAVILGLALILIYVGFRFDFIMGLGSIIAAIHDVAIAMGLFSLLGLEFTVATVAALLTLIGYSLNDSIIVSDRIRENLREMRGRPYREIVNTSINQTLSRTVMTSISTMLPLVSLLIFGGPVLRDFSLILLIGILVGTYSSIYIVAPMVVYLEEWKDKRKAGGRTVKA from the coding sequence GTGACCTACAGCAATCCGAACCGCAACCGCAACCGTCGCCCGCCGCCCCGGAAGGCGGCCCCCCCGCCCGGCAAGCCGAACCGCTGGACGGGCCTGCTCCTGCTCCTCACCCTGCTCGCCAGCCTGCTCTACATCTGGCGGCCCTGGGAACACCGGGGCAACCTCTGGACCCTCTGGGACGACCAGTACCAGTTCATGACGCTGGGACTCGACCTCAAGGGCGGCCTGAGAATCGAACTCGCGCCCGAGGGCGGGCCCGCCACCCGCGAGGAACTCGACCGGGTGAAAACGGTCATCGAAAACCGCATCAACGCCCTCGGCGTGGCCGAGCCGACCGTCACCGTGGCGGGCGGGCGCCGGGTGGTCGTGGAGATTCCGGGCGCGACCCCCGCCGTGCAGCAGCGGGCGCGCGAGATCATCGGGCGCACCGCGCGGCTCGAATTCCGCATCGTGAACCCGGGGGCACAACCCGATCCGCAGCTCGCGCAGCAGAAACCCGCGACGGGCGGCTATACCCTCGAAGACCTCGGCCCGGTGCAGGCGACGGGGGAGGTGATCGCCAACGCGCAGGCCTCGACCGACCCCACGACGGGGCGCTGGGTGGTGAACTTCCAGAACACCGACCGGGGGGCGCAGACCTTCGGGGAGTTTACGGGCCGCAACGTCGGGCGGCTGATGGCGGTCGTGCTCGACGACCAGATCCAGTCGGTGGCGACGATCCAGCAGCGCCTCTTCCGCGACGTGCAGATCAGCGGCTCCTTCGACGCCGAGGAGGCGGGGCAGCTCGCCCTCGTGCTGGAGTCGGGGGCGCTGCCCATCCAGATCAAGACCGAGGCCGAGCGCGCCATCGGGCCCACGCTGGGCGCCGACGCCATCCGCAGCGGCGCCATCGCCTCGCTGGTGGGGATCGCGCTGGTCTTCGGGATGCTTTTCCTGTACTACGGCTTCTGGTTCGGGCTGGTGGGGGCGCTCGGCCTGCTGTTCTCGGCCATCGTGATCCTGGGAATGCTGGGCGGCTTCGGGGCCACCATGACGCTGCCGGGCATCGCAGGGCTGGTGCTCACCATCGGCGCCGCCGTGGACGGCAACGTGATCTCCTTCGAGCGCATCAAGGAGGAGATGGCGAAGGGCAAGGGCCTCAAGAACGCCATCGGGGCCGGCTACCAGCACTCCACCGCCGCGATCCTCGACGTGAACGCCTCGCACCTGCTCTCGGCGCTGGCGCTCTACAACTACTCGACCGGCCCGGTGAAGGGTTTTGCCGTCACCCTGATCATCGGCGTGATCGCCTCGACCTTCTCGAACCTCGTCTTCGCCAAGTGGGGGATGCAGGTTCTGGCGCAGCGCAAGCCGAATGCGAGCGCCCCGACCCGCATCGGCAAGACCAACATCAACTTCATGAAAGCCGCGCCTATCGTGACCACCCTCAGCGTGCTGCTGGCGGTGGGCGGCGGGCTGATCCTGGCGACCAAGGGCCTGAATTACGGGGTGGACTTCGTGTCGGGCACCACCCTGACCGTCCGGGCGAGCGCGGCGACGACGCCTGAGCAGATGCGGGCGGCGGTCACGGGCGCGAGCGTGGCCAAGGTGACCCCGCAGAGCGCCACGATCCAGCGGGACGTGATTCCCGGCATCGGCGGCGCGCAGTACACCGTCAAGGTGCCCGAACTCACCGCCGCCGAGACGCAGCGCCTGGGCACGGCCCTCACGGCGCTTCCCCAGGGAGAGGTGCTGTCGAGCGAGACGGTCGGCCCGGCGGTCGGCCAGGAACTCACCCAGAAAACCGTCTACGCCGTGATCCTGGGGCTGGCCCTAATCCTGATCTACGTCGGCTTCCGCTTCGACTTCATCATGGGGCTGGGCAGCATCATCGCGGCGATCCACGACGTGGCGATTGCGATGGGCCTGTTCAGCCTGCTGGGCCTGGAATTCACGGTGGCGACCGTGGCCGCGCTGCTCACATTGATCGGCTACTCGCTCAACGACTCCATCATCGTCTCCGACCGCATCCGCGAGAACCTGCGCGAGATGCGCGGGCGGCCCTACCGCGAGATCGTGAACACCTCGATCAACCAGACGCTCTCGCGCACGGTGATGACCTCCATCAGCACCATGCTGCCGCTCGTCAGCCTCCTGATCTTCGGCGGCCCGGTCCTGCGGGACTTCAGCCTGATCCTCCTGATCGGCATTCTGGTCGGCACCTACTCGTCCATCTACATTGTCGCGCCGATGGTCGTGTACCTGGAGGAGTGGAAGGATAAGCGCAAGGCGGGCGGGCGGACAGTTAAGGCATAG
- a CDS encoding FAD-binding dehydrogenase, producing the protein MHTPDTDVIVVGAGIAGLTAAAEIADAGRRVLLLDQEGEQNLGGQAFWSFGGLFLIDSPEQRRLGIRDSRELAGRDWAATAGFDRAEDHWPRRWADAYLDFAAGEKRAWLTGQGMRFFPAVGWAERGGQGADAPGNSVPRFHITWGTGPGVMEPFERRVREHVQAGRIGFCFRHRVRGLNITNGVVHGVHGDVLEPSDVARGEASSRVVVDDFSLNAGAVVVTSGGIGGNFDLVRRNWPVERMGPPPKFMVAGVPRHVDGELQATVARSGASLIHEDRMWHYTEGLRNWNPVWPGHGIRILPGPSSLWLDHTGKRLPFPHYPGFDSLATLTHITRSGYPHTWFLLNRRIIKKEFGLSGSEQNPDLTGKDVRLVLRRVTGKVPAPVQAFMDHGEDFVIRGNLRDLVAGVNALVGTQDADYATVEREVQDRDAQLLNDVGKDTQLALVRGARGLRSERLMRVSPPAPILDPAGGPLIAVRLNVLTRKTLGGLETDLQGRVLSPGGEVIPGLYAAGEVAGFGGGGMHGYRSLEGTFLGGCLFSGRVAGQASAAG; encoded by the coding sequence ATGCACACCCCTGACACAGATGTCATCGTCGTCGGCGCCGGAATCGCCGGGCTGACCGCCGCCGCCGAGATCGCCGACGCCGGGCGCCGCGTCCTCCTCCTCGACCAGGAGGGCGAGCAAAACTTAGGCGGGCAGGCTTTCTGGTCCTTCGGCGGGCTCTTCCTGATCGACTCGCCCGAGCAGCGCAGGCTGGGCATCCGCGACTCGCGCGAGCTGGCCGGGCGCGACTGGGCGGCCACGGCGGGCTTCGACCGGGCCGAGGACCACTGGCCGCGCCGCTGGGCCGACGCCTACCTCGACTTCGCGGCGGGGGAGAAGCGGGCGTGGCTGACGGGTCAGGGGATGCGCTTCTTCCCCGCCGTCGGCTGGGCCGAGCGCGGCGGGCAGGGGGCGGACGCGCCGGGCAACAGCGTTCCCCGCTTCCACATCACCTGGGGCACCGGGCCGGGCGTGATGGAGCCCTTCGAGCGGCGGGTGCGCGAGCATGTCCAGGCGGGACGAATTGGCTTCTGCTTCCGCCACCGGGTGCGCGGCCTGAACATCACGAACGGCGTCGTCCACGGGGTCCACGGCGACGTGCTCGAACCCTCCGACGTGGCGCGCGGCGAGGCGAGTTCGCGGGTCGTGGTGGACGACTTCAGCCTGAACGCGGGGGCGGTCGTCGTCACTTCTGGCGGCATCGGCGGCAACTTCGACCTCGTGCGGCGGAACTGGCCCGTCGAGCGCATGGGCCCTCCTCCGAAGTTCATGGTCGCCGGAGTGCCCCGGCACGTGGACGGCGAGTTGCAGGCGACCGTCGCCCGGTCGGGCGCGAGCCTCATCCACGAGGACCGGATGTGGCACTACACCGAGGGGCTGCGCAACTGGAACCCGGTCTGGCCGGGGCACGGCATCCGCATCCTGCCCGGCCCCAGCAGCCTGTGGCTCGACCACACGGGCAAGCGCCTGCCCTTCCCGCACTACCCCGGTTTCGACAGCCTCGCCACGCTGACGCACATCACCCGGAGCGGCTATCCCCACACGTGGTTCCTCCTCAACCGCCGCATCATCAAAAAGGAGTTCGGCCTCTCCGGCAGCGAGCAGAACCCCGACCTGACCGGTAAGGACGTGCGCCTGGTCCTGCGCCGCGTGACGGGAAAGGTGCCCGCTCCCGTGCAGGCCTTCATGGACCACGGGGAGGACTTCGTGATCCGGGGCAACCTGCGCGACCTCGTGGCGGGGGTGAACGCGCTCGTCGGGACCCAGGACGCGGACTACGCGACCGTGGAGCGGGAGGTGCAAGACCGGGACGCGCAGCTCCTGAACGACGTGGGCAAGGACACCCAGCTCGCCCTGGTGCGGGGGGCGCGCGGCCTGCGCAGCGAGCGGCTGATGCGCGTCTCGCCGCCCGCCCCAATCCTCGACCCGGCGGGCGGGCCCCTGATCGCCGTGCGCCTGAACGTCCTCACCCGCAAGACGCTCGGCGGGCTGGAGACCGACTTGCAGGGGCGGGTCCTCAGCCCGGGAGGCGAGGTCATCCCCGGCCTTTACGCGGCGGGCGAGGTGGCGGGCTTCGGCGGAGGGGGGATGCACGGCTACCGCTCGCTGGAGGGCACCTTCCTGGGAGGCTGCCTCTTCAGCGGTCGGGTGGCGGGGCAGGCGAGCGCGGCGGGGTGA
- the rimP gene encoding ribosome maturation factor RimP — MNNNAANNSNNLHTLADGVLRSLGFEVLDVQVQNPGRRPIVVIRMDRLDEQPVTVEDLEAASRAVGAEFDRVDPISGEYRLELESPGAKRPLTRARHFERMVGLKARVRGEGHAFTAPIKAVQGEQVTFDREGEDVTLTVGSFQGNLAEFPDRHR; from the coding sequence ATGAATAACAACGCAGCCAACAACTCAAACAACCTGCACACGCTCGCCGACGGGGTGCTGCGGTCCCTGGGCTTCGAGGTGCTCGACGTGCAGGTGCAGAATCCCGGTCGGCGGCCCATCGTGGTGATCCGCATGGACCGCCTCGACGAGCAGCCTGTCACGGTGGAGGACCTGGAGGCCGCGAGCCGGGCGGTCGGGGCCGAGTTCGACCGGGTGGACCCGATTTCCGGCGAATACCGGCTGGAGCTGGAGTCGCCGGGTGCCAAGCGGCCCCTGACCCGGGCGCGGCACTTCGAGCGCATGGTCGGCCTCAAGGCCCGGGTGCGCGGCGAGGGGCACGCCTTCACCGCCCCCATCAAGGCCGTGCAGGGCGAGCAGGTGACCTTCGACCGCGAGGGCGAGGACGTGACACTGACGGTGGGGAGCTTCCAGGGCAACCTCGCGGAGTTTCCGGACCGGCACCGCTAA
- a CDS encoding VOC family protein: protein MNLNHVNLAVTDVGATVSLLETYFGLRRTRLVTGDMAFLRDDGGALISLFREDDVIYPPMFHIGFTRETVEEVDEVYRRLVEGGFHPQAPREDHGRWTFYFMTPGGFTVEVQKFHRELL, encoded by the coding sequence ATGAACCTCAATCACGTCAACCTGGCGGTCACCGATGTGGGGGCCACCGTCTCTCTCCTGGAAACTTACTTCGGGTTGCGCCGGACCCGGCTGGTCACCGGGGACATGGCGTTCCTGCGTGACGACGGCGGCGCCCTGATTTCCCTTTTCCGGGAGGACGACGTGATCTATCCGCCCATGTTCCACATCGGGTTTACCCGGGAGACCGTCGAGGAGGTCGATGAGGTGTACCGCCGCCTCGTGGAAGGCGGGTTTCACCCGCAGGCCCCCAGGGAGGACCACGGTCGCTGGACGTTCTACTTCATGACGCCGGGGGGCTTCACGGTCGAGGTCCAGAAGTTCCACCGGGAGTTGCTGTAG
- a CDS encoding S1 RNA-binding domain-containing protein, translated as MVQLDPGAVVEGRVTRVTDFGAFIQFENGETGLVHISQIAHSFVRNIHDHVREGENVEVKVLGRDERGRLDLSIKELLEEPEEIPRPRAIGRQSPQFEAKLRSFMRDAKERGGGGGGGKKGPATSKRKK; from the coding sequence TTGGTGCAGCTTGACCCCGGCGCGGTCGTCGAGGGCCGTGTCACGCGCGTCACCGACTTCGGTGCGTTTATCCAGTTCGAGAACGGCGAGACCGGCCTCGTCCACATCTCGCAGATCGCGCACTCCTTCGTGCGGAACATCCACGATCACGTCCGCGAGGGCGAGAACGTGGAGGTCAAGGTGCTGGGCCGCGACGAGCGGGGCCGCCTCGACCTCTCCATCAAGGAGCTGCTCGAAGAACCGGAAGAGATTCCGCGCCCCCGCGCCATCGGTCGCCAGAGCCCACAGTTCGAGGCCAAGCTGCGCTCCTTCATGCGCGACGCCAAGGAGCGGGGCGGTGGTGGTGGCGGCGGCAAGAAGGGACCCGCGACCTCCAAGCGCAAGAAGTAG
- the infB gene encoding translation initiation factor IF-2, giving the protein MSKVRIYNLARDLGVDNGKMLEILDGLGVSYKSVSSTIEDETVDLIKQILEEEAAGEPAPAPTNTPAPEPVQASAPQAQAETQAASQSAPTATVEREPEPAAPAAREIPHRAPVVTIMGHVDHGKTSLLDYIRKTKVAAKEAGGITQHVGAFEARTSKGKVVFIDTPGHEAFTTIRARGANVADIAIIVIAADDSLMPQTREAIAHAQAAKVPMIVAINKVDLPQADAERVKTDLTQLNLVPEEYGGDLIVVPVSARTGEGVEDLLEYISLTAELEDLRADPKGEFRGVVIESRVDRQAGVLATVMVQEGTLHVGDFLVVGEGYGKIKAMTDSNGGRIKDAGPSTPVQILGFNEAPASGEQVRSAKNEHQAREVVAGRVGVRRDAEEARGRRRLSLEEMMGPLGETRTVNVILRADTQGSLEAIQGILAKKETDDVKINVLLAGIGSPTEGDVLLASTAEATILCFSVTAAGGVKKTAEQKGIELKSFRIIYELIDEVDRLIKGNVEPVFEERYLGRAEVRMIIKHPKSGNIAGSYVTDGLLRRNAKAKVTRNRQVVYQGTIVGLKRFKDDVREVQTGYECGINVDWNDVQEGDIIEASEMVEVTQA; this is encoded by the coding sequence ATGTCGAAAGTTCGCATCTACAACCTCGCCCGCGACCTGGGCGTGGACAACGGCAAAATGCTGGAAATCCTCGACGGGCTGGGCGTTTCCTACAAGAGCGTGAGCAGCACCATCGAGGACGAGACGGTCGACCTCATCAAGCAGATTCTGGAGGAGGAAGCGGCGGGCGAGCCGGCCCCGGCGCCGACGAACACTCCCGCTCCCGAACCCGTCCAGGCCAGCGCCCCGCAGGCCCAGGCCGAGACGCAGGCCGCGTCCCAGTCGGCCCCGACGGCGACGGTGGAGCGTGAGCCCGAGCCCGCCGCTCCCGCCGCCCGGGAAATCCCTCACCGCGCCCCGGTCGTCACGATCATGGGGCACGTGGATCACGGCAAGACCTCGCTGCTCGACTACATCCGCAAGACGAAGGTGGCGGCCAAGGAGGCGGGCGGCATCACCCAGCACGTCGGCGCCTTCGAGGCGAGGACGAGCAAGGGCAAGGTCGTCTTCATCGACACGCCGGGCCACGAGGCGTTCACGACCATTCGTGCGCGCGGAGCGAACGTCGCCGACATCGCCATCATCGTGATCGCCGCCGACGACTCGCTGATGCCGCAGACGCGCGAGGCCATCGCGCACGCGCAGGCCGCCAAGGTCCCCATGATCGTGGCGATCAACAAGGTGGACCTCCCGCAGGCCGACGCCGAGCGGGTCAAGACCGACCTCACCCAGCTCAACCTCGTGCCCGAGGAGTACGGCGGCGACCTGATCGTCGTGCCCGTGAGCGCGCGGACGGGCGAGGGCGTGGAGGACCTGCTGGAATACATCAGCCTCACCGCCGAACTCGAAGACCTGCGGGCCGATCCCAAGGGCGAGTTCCGGGGCGTGGTGATCGAGAGCCGGGTGGACCGCCAGGCGGGCGTCCTTGCCACCGTGATGGTGCAGGAGGGGACGCTGCACGTGGGCGACTTCCTCGTCGTGGGTGAGGGCTACGGCAAGATCAAGGCGATGACGGACTCGAACGGCGGGCGCATCAAGGACGCCGGGCCGAGCACGCCGGTGCAGATTCTGGGCTTCAACGAGGCCCCGGCGAGCGGCGAGCAGGTCCGCAGCGCGAAGAACGAGCACCAGGCGCGCGAGGTCGTGGCCGGGCGCGTGGGTGTGCGCCGCGACGCCGAGGAGGCCCGGGGCCGCCGCCGCCTGAGCCTGGAGGAGATGATGGGGCCGCTCGGGGAGACCCGCACGGTGAACGTGATCCTGCGCGCGGACACCCAGGGCAGCCTGGAGGCGATCCAGGGCATCCTCGCCAAAAAGGAGACGGACGACGTGAAGATCAACGTCCTTCTCGCCGGGATCGGCTCGCCGACCGAGGGCGACGTGCTTCTGGCCTCCACCGCCGAGGCGACGATCCTGTGCTTCAGCGTGACGGCGGCGGGCGGGGTGAAGAAGACCGCGGAACAAAAGGGCATCGAACTGAAGTCCTTCCGGATCATCTACGAACTGATCGACGAGGTGGACCGCCTGATCAAGGGCAACGTCGAGCCCGTCTTCGAGGAGCGTTACCTGGGCCGCGCCGAGGTCCGCATGATCATCAAGCACCCCAAGAGCGGCAACATCGCGGGCTCGTACGTCACCGACGGGCTGCTGCGCAGGAACGCGAAGGCCAAGGTCACGCGGAACCGTCAGGTCGTGTACCAGGGCACCATCGTGGGCCTCAAGCGCTTCAAGGACGACGTGCGCGAGGTGCAGACCGGCTACGAGTGCGGGATCAACGTTGACTGGAACGACGTGCAGGAGGGGGACATCATCGAGGCCAGCGAGATGGTGGAGGTCACGCAGGCGTAA